CATCGAGTAGCGGAACGGGACCTCCTGCCCGTCCTCCAACAGCACCTTTCCCGGCTGGACCTCTTTGATGGCGGTATTCGCCAGCGGTTTGATCGAGTGTTCCGCGAACTCGTCCTCCATCAAACGCCGGGATTTCCCCACCCCGGCCAATCCCATATGTCCGATGTAGGGTTCCGGCGTAACGAAATAGATCGGCACCTTGCGCCGAAGCTTCCGCTTCCGGAGATCCGCGTCGAGGATGAACGCCATTTCATAGGCGGGTCCGAAGCAGGAGGCGCCTTGCGCCGCCCCGACGACGACCGGACCGGGGTCCTTAAGGAAGGACTGATAGACTCCCCAGGCCTGTTCGGCATGGTCCACCGTGCAGACCGATTGGGTGTGGCCGCTGGGCCCCAACCCCGGCACCGCCGGAAAATTCAGCTTCGGACCGGTGGCGATGATGAGGTAGTCATAGGGCACATCGCCCTTCGCCGTCACGACCCGGTTCTGTTCCGGCTCGATCCGCTCCGCCGCCGCATGGATGAACTCGATGCCCTTCTTCTCCAGCACCGGCGCCAGCGGAAAACTGATGTCCTTCCGTTTTCGCCATCCGACCGCCACCCAGGGATTCGACGGGACGAAATGGAAATAATCGATATTGGAGATCACCGTGACCTGCTGCTGCTTGTCCAGCAGCAGCCGTGATTCATAGGCCGCCGGCAGCCCGCCGATCGACGCGCCCAGGATGACAATGCGTGCCATGGTTCCCCCCTTCGTCAGTACCCATCAATCATCAATCGTCAACCGTCACTCGGAGAGTCCGGAGTAGTCAGGC
The DNA window shown above is from Nitrospira tepida and carries:
- a CDS encoding NAD(P)/FAD-dependent oxidoreductase — protein: MARIVILGASIGGLPAAYESRLLLDKQQQVTVISNIDYFHFVPSNPWVAVGWRKRKDISFPLAPVLEKKGIEFIHAAAERIEPEQNRVVTAKGDVPYDYLIIATGPKLNFPAVPGLGPSGHTQSVCTVDHAEQAWGVYQSFLKDPGPVVVGAAQGASCFGPAYEMAFILDADLRKRKLRRKVPIYFVTPEPYIGHMGLAGVGKSRRLMEDEFAEHSIKPLANTAIKEVQPGKVLLEDGQEVPFRYSMFIPPFTGVDAVAGTAGLCNPKGFVNIDSYQANPKYKNIYAVGVCVAIPPVEQTPVPTGAPKTGYMIESMVSAAVHNIKADLENNPKRETATWNAICLADMGDTGMAFVALPQMAPRNVTWAKKGKWVHLAKIGLEKYFLHKMKKGVSEPFYEKAILSAMGMGKLERTG